The following DNA comes from Frankia casuarinae.
CGCGGCGGGGTACGCACCACCCGCCCGTCGGCGTCCACCTCCTTGACCGTGTCGGCCAGCGGCACGACGGGAATCACCGCGGGATGTCCGTCGAGCACCGCAGCCGCCACCGCGTCGACCAGCTCGGGGGGCGTCAGCGGCCGGGCGGCGTCGTGGACCAGTACCACGGAGACGTCGTCGTCCACGGCTCGCAGGGCGCGGCGGACCGAATCCACCCGCTCGGCGCCTCCGGCGATCACATACACGTCCCCGCCAAGCAACTGGGCCACGGCATCGACCAGCGTCGGTGGCGCCGCGACGACAATCTGCGTCACCAGCCTGGAGCGACGCAACGATTCCACCGTGCGCACCAGCATGGGCCTGCCCCCGAGGGCTCGCAGCGCCTTGGGAGTACCTCCCCCCAGCCGCTCACCCCGGCCGGCAGCCGGCACGATCGCCGCCACCCGGGGGCTCGCCACCGGCAACCGGTGACCTTCGCCCACCACAGGACCTCCCGTGTGCCATCCGCCACGAGGGCCTGGCCGATCCAGCCGGCTCGGCGCGAGCCGCCGGTGGGCGCAACACCGCCCACCACCGTCTCGACGCCCACTCAGCCGGAACCTGAGTCGGCAACGCGCTCGGGACGGCGGTCTCCCGGAAAGAGAATGCCTTTCCGGATTATCATGCCGTGCCGAATAGATCGCCTGTCGGCCGGACGAATTACGCCTGCGCCAACGAGCCTACGATCATCCGGCGAGAACCTCGTCGAGCATGGCCTCCGCCTTGTCCTCGTTGGTGCCCTCGGCGAGCGCAAGCTCGCTGACGAGGATTTGCCGGGCCTTGCTCAACATTCGCTTCTCGCCCGCGGAAAGACCGCGTTCGCGATCGCGTCGCCACAGGTCACGGACGACTTCAGCCACCTTGTTCACATCGCCGGAGGCGAGCTTCTCAAGATTTGCCTTGTACCGTCGTGACCAGTTGGTGGGCTCCTCGGTGTGCGGGGCGCGGAGCACCTCGAACACCCGTTCCAGCCCGTCCTGCCCGACGACGTCACGCACCCCGACCATGCCGACGTTGTCGGCCGGAACTCGGACAGTCAGATCGCCCTGAGCGACCTTCAGCACGAGATAGAGTTTTTCCTCGCCCTTGATGACGCGAGTTTCAATCGCGTCAATCAGAGCAGCACCATGATGCGGGTAAACAACGGTCTCGCCGACTTGGAACGCCATGTGTCACGTGCCCCTTCCGCCTCTACCAGCGTAACACGCACGCATCGCCGCAGGTCAGACGCACGCTGCAGGTACTCAAGACCAGCAACGCCAGGGTGAGGGACCCGGCGCCGCCTTCCGGCCACCCGCTCCGGAGGACGGACACCCAGGGACTACAGATCCGCCCAGCCACCCGTCAGATCGCCGCGCACCGACATCGAAGATGTCCTACCAGGTAAAATGGGTGACGATCCGGCGGATGTTGGCTGTACGTTGAGCGCGGGCCGCATGGCGAACCCCCGGCGCGGGCCGGCACGGGGTCCCGCCCGGGCCCCGGCCCACCCGATCCACCCGACCGGTCCCGCCGCGGCACACCGGACACATCGCGACACATCGCTATGTAACGGTCATCTCGTCATGAAAATGGGCTATCGCCACGGAACGGACGGCGCTCGCCGGGTCGCCCGACAGGTCGTGACTCCCCCCACGCCGTGATGCTGCCCACGTCCGGGGTCGCTCGGACCGATCGCCCAGGCCAGCCGGCCCGGATAGGGCGCCGAAATCCGGCCCGAGCGTGCTCCTGGGCCGGATCCGCGGCTCTCGTACCGCCCACAGCCGCCGCACGTGATGCCGGGGGATGGCTAGTGTTAGCCCCGCACGGGTGAGTCGGGAGACGGACCGTCTTAGACCGAATCATCCGGGCACCGGGGGTGACCCCTCCGCACCGGTTACGACGGCCGGCGGTGGAGGCGGCGCCACCGGTGGTCGCTCCCCGGGGCGACCGTCAACCAGCACCGGTGCGCACCCGAGGCACCGGT
Coding sequences within:
- the ispD gene encoding 2-C-methyl-D-erythritol 4-phosphate cytidylyltransferase gives rise to the protein MGEGHRLPVASPRVAAIVPAAGRGERLGGGTPKALRALGGRPMLVRTVESLRRSRLVTQIVVAAPPTLVDAVAQLLGGDVYVIAGGAERVDSVRRALRAVDDDVSVVLVHDAARPLTPPELVDAVAAAVLDGHPAVIPVVPLADTVKEVDADGRVVRTPPRDGLRAVQTPQGFRRDVLSAAYALEDIAVTDDAGLVEALGVPVTTIPGAQEAFKVTRPADLVLAEALLARCDPADDARSAEARSAEARSEEPQFAGARSTDARSGG
- a CDS encoding CarD family transcriptional regulator, with translation MAFQVGETVVYPHHGAALIDAIETRVIKGEEKLYLVLKVAQGDLTVRVPADNVGMVGVRDVVGQDGLERVFEVLRAPHTEEPTNWSRRYKANLEKLASGDVNKVAEVVRDLWRRDRERGLSAGEKRMLSKARQILVSELALAEGTNEDKAEAMLDEVLAG